A window from Citrus sinensis cultivar Valencia sweet orange chromosome 3, DVS_A1.0, whole genome shotgun sequence encodes these proteins:
- the LOC127900815 gene encoding putative disease resistance RPP13-like protein 1, translating to MGDRAHSLRNLLRDDCLCIFVQHSLGRTDFVAHQYLSEIGEKIVDRCNGSPLAAKTLGSLLRDKYDPKDWEDVLTSKIWDLAEDRSSIMGALRVSYHYLPSYVKRCFAYCSFLPKGYRFDERQIVLLWMAEGLLQHETYGKQMEELGRKSFQVLHSRSFFQWSKIDASRFLMHDLIHDLACWAFGEISSSMESTWDGNNERRFSRNLRHLSYLTSQFDGIKRFEGLHKVEYLRTFLALLLGTRKTFYVTNNLVFHVVPRLRQLRVVSLCGYKIVQLPNDIAELKHLRYLDFSHTAIEVLPESKLFPDVGNLVNLRHLKDSHSNLLEEMPLRIGKLTSLRTLAKFVVGKGNCYGLKELRSLMHLQEKLTISGLENVNDAEDAKEAQLNGKEKLEALSLKWGNSTTSSDSREVAEIQTRVFEMLKPHYGLKELKVRGYGGTKFPAWLGQSSFENLVVLRFKNCNQCTTLPSVGHLPSLKNLVIKGMAKVKSVGLEFCGKYCSEPFPSLETLCFEDMEEWEEWISHGGTAGGDQEAAKGFRRLRELFIGWRSQERKFCPSKL from the exons ATGGGAGATCGTG CGCACTCATTAAGAAACTTGTTACGTGATGATTGCTTGTGTATATTTGTTCAACACTCCTTGGGAAGAACAGATTTTGTCGCTCATCAATACTTGAGTGAAATAGGTGAGAAGATAGTCGACCGATGCAACGGTTCGCCTCTAGCAGCAAAGACTCTTGGGAGTCTTTTACGAGACAAATATGACCCTAAAGATTGGGAAGATGTGCTAACTAGCAAAATATGGGATTTGGCCGAAGATAGAAGCAGTATTATGGGTGCTTTAAGGGTTAGCTATCACTATCTTCCTTCATATGTAAAACGATGTTTTGCTTATTGTTCGTTTCTTCCGAAGGGCTACAGATTCGATGAGAGGCAAATAGTTTTACTGTGGATGGCGGAAGGTTTGTtacaacatgaaacatatggGAAGCAAATGGAAGAATTAGGTCGCAAGTCTTTTCAAGTGCTCCATTCAAGGTCATTTTTCCAATGGTCAAAGATAGATGCGTCACGGTTTCTGATGCACGACCTTATTCACGATCTTGCTTGTTGGGCTTTTGGAGAAATAAGCTCTAGCATGGAGAGTACGTGGGATGGGAACAATGAACGGAGATTTTCTAGAAATCTTCGTCATTTATCTTATCTCACTAGCCAATTTGATGGAATCAAAAGGTTTGAGGGGCTCCACAAAGTTGAATATTTGCGAACTTTCTTAGCACTGCTACTGGGCACAAGAAAGACATTTTACGTGACAAATAACCTTGTTTTTCATGTCGTACCAAGACTACGGCAGCTGAGAGTCGTATCTTTGTGCGGCTATAAGATAGTTCAGCTTCCGAATGACATTGCAGAGTTGAAGCATTTACGGTATCTTGACTTTTCCCACACTGCAATTGAAGTTTTGCCTGAATCG AAGTTGTTTCCAGACGTAGGAAACCTTGTTAACCTGCGGCATCTAAAAGATTCACATTCGAATTTATTGGAGGAGATGCCTCTGAGAATTGGTAAATTGACGAGTCTCCGAACACTGGCCAAATTTGTTGTGGGTAAAGGCAATTGCTATGGCTTAAAAGAGTTGAGATCGTTGATGCATCTTCAAGAGAAACTGACTATTTCAGGCTTGGAGAATGTGAATGATGCTGAAGATGCCAAGGAAGCTCAATTAAATGGCAAGGAGAAACTTGAAGCGCTATCGCTGAAATGGGGTAACAGTACTACTAGTAGCGATTCAAGGGAGGTAGCAGAAATCCAAACTCGTGTTTTTGAGATGTTAAAACCTCATTATGGACTGAAAGAGCTGAAAGTACGGGGTTATGGTGGTACAAAATTTCCAGCTTGGTTAGGTCAGTcctcatttgaaaatttagtgGTACTAAGGTTTAAAAATTGTAACCAATGTACCACCTTGCCATCAGTTGGGCACTTGCCCTCGCTTAAGAATCTTGTTATCAAAGGCATGGCCAAAGTAAAGAGTGTTGGTCTGGAGTTTTGTGGAAAGTATTGCTCAGAGCCTTTTCCATCACTAGAGACTCTTTGTTTCGAGGATATGGAAGAATGGGAGGAGTGGATTTCTCATGGGGGTACTGCTGGTGGTGACCAAGAAGCTGCTAAAGGGTTTCGTCGCTTGCGAGAGCTTTTCATT GGCTGGAGGAGTCAAGAGCGGAAATTCTGCCCCAGCAAATTATGA